The genomic DNA GCTCGGGGTGGCCGTGGCGCTGACCCTCCATGACCGGTCGGGGCCACAGCACGCCGACGCGGCGAGGGCGAGCCGACCGGCGGCGCCCGCCCCCTCCTCGAACCCGACGGGGCCGCGCTTCTCCCATACCTATCCCCCTGACCCGGTCGTCCCCGAACGGGGGAAAGCGCTGGGCCCGGACCCCGTCCCGCCGCCCCGGGCCACCATTTCCTCGGGGACGTCGGTGGCGTCGTTCGCGGCGCTGTCCGCGGCCCTGGCGAAGGGCACATTGGTGCGGATCGGGCCGCACCGGTGGCGGCTCACGGGCCCGGCGGGAATAGTCGACGGCGCTTCGCTCCGCGTGGCCGGGCCGGCCACGCTGCAGCTCGCCCGGGGTGCCTTCTTGGTGGCCCGTCACCGGGGCCTGGTGGTGCTGCGGGATGTCCGGGTAATTGGCGTCGGCAACCACGGACGTCCCCTCCCCACGGCTTCGGGTGGGCGGGGGTTCCTCGCGGCAACCGTGGGCGGCAGGATGCGGCTGATCCACGACCAGATCGTCGACCTCGGCTACCTGGGGAACCTTACCTACGGCATCTCGTTCCGCCGTTCGGGGCCCGGTTCTGGCATCTTCGGATCGACTGTCGTCGGGAACTACTTCGGCGTGTACATGAGCGCCTCGCGAGGCGTGCGGGTCGTGGACTCAAGGTTCGCGCACAGCGTGGTCTACGGGATCGATCCCCACTCGTCCGCCAGCCACCTGGTGATCCGCGGCAACGCGGTGCTCGACAGCGGGGTGCACGGGATCATCCTGGCTCAGGGCGTGCATGACAGCGTGGTCGAGGACAACGTGGTTCGTGGGGCGAGGTTGCACGGGATCGTCGTGTACGACCACTCAAACGGCAACGTGCTGAAGGGGAACCGGGTCTCCGGTACCTTCGACGGCATCGTGCTCCAGGATTCCTCGGGGACCCGCCTCACGCGCAACGTGGTGGAGGGAGCCAAGCGGTTCGCCCTCCGCCTGACCGGGGTGACCCGTGCCACCATGGCGTGGGGCAACTCCCTGTCGGGTGCGTTGGTCGGGTTGTTCGTGTACGCGGGCCCGACCGGAAGCCTGTTCGTCGGCAACCGCATCCTTGGCAATGTCGAGAACGTCCGGATCCGGGTGGATGCACCGGGCAACGTCGTTCGCCCGGTCCCCGCGCGCAGCGAGCGGCGGTCATCGTGATCGCTTCGGCCGTCCCTGGGTGGCTTCCGCTGTCGGCCCTTGGAGGGTTGGTGTGGGTGGCGTGGATCCTCCGGCAGGTCCTCGGTTCGAGGTATCGGCCTGCGCCCACGGGCCACGTGGAGAGCACCTCGCTGGTGGTGCCGGTCTATCGCGAGGACCCCGACATCCTTTTCAGGTGCCTTTCCAGTTGGCAGGCCAACCACCCGGGGGAGATCCTGCTCGTCGTCGACCACACCGAGCGTGACTTGCTGCCCCGCGCGGAGGAGTGGGCGAGGCGGGACCCCCGGATCCAGGTGCTGGTCGTGGTGCCGCCGGGCAAGCGGCACGCCCTGTGCGTCGGGGTGCGGGAGGCTCGGTTTGACATCGTGGTCCTGACCGACTCCGACACGATGTGGGAGGAGGGATTCCTGGCCAGGGTGGTGGCGGGGTTCGGAGACCCGGCCGTGGGCGGGGTGGGGTGCCGGCAGAACGTGTACCAGGCAGGGACCTCGCTGTGGCGCCGGTTGGCGGACTGGATGCTCGACGTCCGATTCCTACATTACCTTCCGGCCATGGCCCGCGTTGGCGCCGTCCCGTGCATCTCCGGGCGCACCGCGGCGTACCGGCGAAGCGTGATCCTGCCGATGCTCGAAGATCTCGAGTTCGAGACCTTTCTCGGCAAGCGGTGCCTGAGCGGGGACGACGGCCGCCTGACCTGGCTGGTTCTGCGAGCCGGTTGGAAGACGGCTTACCAGGGGAACGCCCGGGCGTGGACGGTCTTCCCCAACACTTTCCGTGGTTTCGTGAAGCAGCGGATCCGGTGGAGCCGCAACTCCTACCGCTGCTACTTCCGGGCGGTGCTCCGAGGGTGGCTGTGGCGCCAGCCGGCCATCACGTCGGTCAGCGTGCTGCAGAACCTCATCGGGCCGTTCACCCTGGCCCTGGCCACCTACTTCCTGATCGCCTCGCTCCTGGCCCACGAATGGGGGCTGGCGCTGCTGGCCTGGTCGTGGCTCCTGCTGGGGCGGGCCATCAAGGGCGTCGGCCATCTGGTTTCGGAGCCCTCCACGCTGTGGTACCTCCCCTTGATCACCGTGATCTTCATCCTGGTGATGATCCCGGTGAAGCTCTACGCCTTGGTCACTATGAACGTGCAAGGGTGGATCACGCGTCGGGCGGACACCGAGGTCGCGGAGGGACAGTCGAGCCGGACGCTGGAGCCACTCACCGAGGTTTCCTGATGGCGCAGGTGGCGCGCACCGCGCTCCTGCCATCGGCGTTTCAACCGGCGTTGACAATCACCGGTGG from Actinomycetota bacterium includes the following:
- a CDS encoding glycosyltransferase encodes the protein MIASAVPGWLPLSALGGLVWVAWILRQVLGSRYRPAPTGHVESTSLVVPVYREDPDILFRCLSSWQANHPGEILLVVDHTERDLLPRAEEWARRDPRIQVLVVVPPGKRHALCVGVREARFDIVVLTDSDTMWEEGFLARVVAGFGDPAVGGVGCRQNVYQAGTSLWRRLADWMLDVRFLHYLPAMARVGAVPCISGRTAAYRRSVILPMLEDLEFETFLGKRCLSGDDGRLTWLVLRAGWKTAYQGNARAWTVFPNTFRGFVKQRIRWSRNSYRCYFRAVLRGWLWRQPAITSVSVLQNLIGPFTLALATYFLIASLLAHEWGLALLAWSWLLLGRAIKGVGHLVSEPSTLWYLPLITVIFILVMIPVKLYALVTMNVQGWITRRADTEVAEGQSSRTLEPLTEVS
- a CDS encoding right-handed parallel beta-helix repeat-containing protein, with the protein product MLPLPPGRRWARRLAPVAFLAALGVAVALTLHDRSGPQHADAARASRPAAPAPSSNPTGPRFSHTYPPDPVVPERGKALGPDPVPPPRATISSGTSVASFAALSAALAKGTLVRIGPHRWRLTGPAGIVDGASLRVAGPATLQLARGAFLVARHRGLVVLRDVRVIGVGNHGRPLPTASGGRGFLAATVGGRMRLIHDQIVDLGYLGNLTYGISFRRSGPGSGIFGSTVVGNYFGVYMSASRGVRVVDSRFAHSVVYGIDPHSSASHLVIRGNAVLDSGVHGIILAQGVHDSVVEDNVVRGARLHGIVVYDHSNGNVLKGNRVSGTFDGIVLQDSSGTRLTRNVVEGAKRFALRLTGVTRATMAWGNSLSGALVGLFVYAGPTGSLFVGNRILGNVENVRIRVDAPGNVVRPVPARSERRSS